The following proteins come from a genomic window of Ferrovibrio sp. MS7:
- a CDS encoding helix-turn-helix domain-containing protein yields the protein MTPFGARMRQLRQARGLTLKQMAADLDVSAAYLSALEHGHRGRPSWLFIQRVCGYFNIIWDEAEALADLAKRSHPRITIDTSGLSPRATLLANELSARIAGLSDAKLRQLLKLLRED from the coding sequence ATGACACCGTTCGGTGCCCGCATGCGGCAGTTGCGCCAGGCGCGCGGCCTGACGCTGAAGCAGATGGCGGCTGATCTCGATGTGTCGGCGGCTTATCTCTCGGCGCTGGAGCATGGCCATCGCGGCCGGCCGAGCTGGCTGTTCATCCAGCGTGTCTGCGGCTATTTCAACATCATCTGGGATGAGGCGGAGGCGCTGGCCGATCTTGCGAAACGCTCGCATCCGCGTATCACCATCGACACGTCCGGTCTAAGCCCGCGCGCCACTTTGCTCGCCAACGAACTCTCGGCGCGCATCGCCGGCTTAAGCGATGCCAAGCTGCGGCAATTGCTGAAGCTGCTGCGCGAGGACTAG
- a CDS encoding SDR family NAD(P)-dependent oxidoreductase, whose protein sequence is MAELTGKVALVTGSSAGVGAATVKKLAAKGASVVVNYSKSRAPAEAVAAACEKLGGKALLVQGNVADDGDCRRLADETLKAFGRIDYLVNNAGTTKFMAHRNLAGLSAEDFQAIYAVNTIGPFQMARAAEAALRAARGAIVNVSSVAGLHGTGSSIAYAASKGALNTLTLSLARVFGPEVRVNTICPGFIEGEWLKNGMGEAAYEAARANWRSYAALGSTNTPDDIADAILMFLLNATNITGQILEVDNGMHLAQPRPPTSK, encoded by the coding sequence ATGGCTGAGTTGACGGGCAAGGTCGCCCTGGTAACGGGTTCGTCGGCGGGTGTCGGCGCCGCTACGGTGAAGAAGCTGGCGGCCAAGGGCGCCAGCGTCGTGGTGAATTACTCCAAGAGCCGCGCCCCGGCCGAGGCCGTGGCCGCCGCATGCGAGAAGCTCGGCGGCAAGGCCCTGCTGGTGCAGGGCAACGTGGCCGATGACGGCGATTGCCGCCGCCTGGCGGACGAAACCCTGAAAGCCTTCGGCCGCATCGACTACCTGGTGAACAATGCCGGCACCACCAAATTCATGGCGCACCGCAATCTCGCCGGCCTTTCGGCTGAGGATTTCCAAGCCATCTATGCCGTGAACACCATCGGGCCGTTCCAGATGGCGCGCGCCGCTGAAGCCGCCTTGCGCGCGGCCCGCGGCGCCATCGTCAATGTGTCGTCGGTGGCCGGCCTGCACGGCACCGGCTCCTCCATCGCCTATGCCGCCTCCAAGGGCGCGCTGAACACCCTGACGCTGAGCCTCGCCCGCGTGTTCGGGCCGGAAGTGCGCGTCAACACCATCTGCCCCGGCTTCATCGAAGGCGAATGGCTGAAGAACGGTATGGGCGAGGCGGCCTATGAGGCGGCGCGCGCCAACTGGCGGAGCTATGCCGCGCTGGGCAGCACCAACACGCCGGACGACATCGCCGATGCGATCCTGATGTTCCTGCTCAATGCCACCAATATCACCGGCCAGATCCTGGAAGTGGATAACGGCATGCATCTGGCGCAGCCACGCCCGCCAACCAGCAAGTAA
- a CDS encoding diguanylate cyclase has product MPRKGFDSLPNTAAGGLGGGSPEEGMARRITFSYVVGLAFIALLAFCLHLLLDSVIAKQNDAATIINIAGRQRMLSQRIALAANTMVLHDDGEARTLLQEAMALFERSHRGLLQGDVELGIVNRPSRAVAALYEGPRGANVTIQAFLADARLVAASLRNDAEIEAALQRLTKLATGRLLEQLNDIVARHEAETRETVRQLRNVQIALLVAIVLALIAEAVFVFRPLVRRISGYMNELYSLATIDALTRLYNRRRFMEQFAHFHALGGRTGLPLSLVVFDIDHFKRINDGHGHAAGDRVLVEVAAAARASCRSTDLVARLGGEEFGVLLPNTGSQGALMLAEKLRAAIERAEIIEGGVAIPVTASFGIAEAQQQETPDEITRRADMALYAAKQQGRNRVALAPT; this is encoded by the coding sequence ATGCCGCGCAAGGGCTTCGACAGTCTGCCAAATACCGCCGCCGGCGGGCTCGGCGGGGGCTCGCCCGAAGAGGGCATGGCACGGCGCATCACCTTTTCCTATGTCGTCGGCCTGGCTTTCATCGCACTACTGGCCTTCTGCCTGCATCTGCTGCTCGACAGCGTGATCGCCAAGCAGAACGATGCCGCCACCATCATCAATATCGCCGGGCGCCAGCGCATGCTGTCGCAACGCATCGCGCTGGCCGCCAATACCATGGTGCTGCACGACGACGGCGAGGCGCGCACGCTGCTGCAGGAGGCAATGGCGCTGTTCGAGCGCTCGCATCGCGGCCTGCTGCAGGGCGATGTGGAGCTTGGCATCGTGAACCGGCCGTCGCGCGCCGTGGCGGCACTTTATGAGGGACCACGCGGCGCCAACGTCACCATCCAGGCCTTCCTGGCCGATGCCCGGCTGGTGGCGGCCAGCCTGCGCAATGATGCCGAAATCGAAGCCGCCCTGCAGCGCCTGACAAAACTCGCCACCGGGCGGCTGCTGGAGCAGTTGAACGACATCGTGGCACGGCATGAGGCCGAAACGCGCGAGACGGTGCGGCAGTTGCGCAATGTGCAGATCGCGCTGCTGGTCGCCATCGTGCTGGCGCTGATTGCCGAGGCGGTATTCGTGTTCCGCCCGCTGGTGCGGCGCATCAGCGGCTATATGAACGAACTCTATTCCCTGGCCACCATCGACGCCCTGACCCGGCTGTATAACCGCCGCCGCTTCATGGAGCAGTTCGCGCATTTCCATGCGCTGGGCGGCCGCACCGGCCTGCCGCTGTCGCTGGTGGTGTTCGATATCGACCATTTCAAACGTATCAACGATGGCCACGGCCATGCTGCCGGCGACCGCGTGCTGGTGGAAGTGGCGGCGGCGGCGCGGGCAAGCTGCCGCTCGACCGATCTGGTGGCGCGGCTGGGTGGCGAGGAATTCGGCGTGCTGCTGCCCAATACCGGCAGCCAGGGCGCACTGATGCTGGCGGAAAAACTGCGCGCCGCCATCGAACGCGCCGAAATCATCGAAGGTGGCGTCGCCATTCCGGTCACCGCCAGTTTCGGCATTGCCGAGGCGCAGCAGCAGGAAACGCCGGACGAGATCACCCGCCGCGCCGACATGGCGCTGTATGCCGCCAAGCAGCAGGGCCGCAACCGCGTTGCCCTCGCCCCGACATAG
- the hslU gene encoding ATP-dependent protease ATPase subunit HslU has product MTSFSPREIVSELDRYIVGQAEAKKAVAVALRNRWRRQQLPEALRDEVLPKNILMIGPTGVGKTEISRRLARLAGAPFIKVEATKFTEVGYVGRDVEQIVRDLLEVGIAMVRERRRKDVQARAELAAEERLLDTLVGDKASVETRQKFRKLLREGELDKREIEIDLADSGGGGMPLFEIPGMPGAQMGMANLQDMLGKALGGVRRKPRKTSVADAMRLLIAEESDKLLDQEHVVKEAITAVEQNGIVFIDEIDKICARSEYRSGGDVSREGVQRDLLPLIEGTTVSTKHGPVKTDHVLFIASGAFHIAKPSDLLPELQGRLPIRVELKGLTAEDFKRILTEPEASLLKQYVALLGTEQVTLDFTADAIDVIADYAAQVNEGVENIGARRLHTILERVVEEISYTAADHPGQVVRIDAAYVRDRVGELARNTDLSKYIL; this is encoded by the coding sequence ATGACCTCGTTTTCGCCGCGTGAGATTGTCTCCGAACTGGACCGCTACATCGTCGGCCAGGCCGAGGCCAAGAAGGCGGTGGCGGTCGCGCTGCGCAACCGCTGGCGCCGCCAGCAATTGCCGGAAGCTTTGCGCGACGAGGTGCTGCCGAAGAATATCCTGATGATCGGCCCGACCGGCGTCGGCAAGACCGAGATTTCCCGCCGCCTGGCGCGGCTGGCCGGCGCTCCCTTCATCAAGGTGGAAGCGACCAAGTTCACCGAGGTCGGTTATGTCGGCCGCGATGTCGAGCAGATCGTGCGCGACCTGCTGGAAGTCGGCATTGCCATGGTACGCGAGCGCCGCCGCAAGGATGTGCAGGCGCGCGCCGAGCTGGCCGCCGAGGAACGCCTGCTGGATACCCTGGTGGGCGACAAGGCCAGCGTCGAGACGCGGCAGAAATTCCGCAAGCTGCTGCGCGAGGGCGAACTCGACAAGCGCGAGATCGAGATCGACCTGGCCGATAGCGGCGGCGGCGGCATGCCGCTGTTCGAGATTCCCGGCATGCCCGGCGCCCAGATGGGCATGGCCAACCTGCAGGACATGCTGGGCAAGGCTTTGGGCGGCGTGCGCCGCAAGCCGCGCAAGACCAGCGTGGCCGATGCCATGCGGCTGCTGATCGCCGAGGAAAGCGACAAGCTGCTGGACCAGGAGCATGTGGTGAAGGAAGCGATCACGGCCGTGGAGCAGAACGGCATCGTGTTCATCGACGAGATCGACAAGATCTGCGCCCGCAGCGAATACCGCAGCGGCGGCGACGTGTCCCGCGAGGGCGTGCAGCGCGACCTGCTGCCGCTGATCGAGGGCACGACCGTTTCCACGAAACACGGCCCGGTGAAAACCGACCATGTGTTGTTCATCGCGTCGGGCGCCTTCCACATCGCCAAGCCTTCCGACCTGCTGCCGGAATTGCAGGGCCGCCTGCCGATCCGGGTGGAACTGAAGGGCCTGACAGCGGAGGATTTCAAGCGCATCCTGACCGAGCCGGAAGCCAGCCTGCTGAAGCAGTATGTCGCCCTGCTGGGCACCGAGCAGGTAACGCTGGATTTCACCGCCGACGCCATCGACGTGATCGCCGATTACGCCGCCCAGGTGAATGAAGGCGTGGAAAACATTGGCGCCCGCAGGCTGCATACAATCCTGGAACGCGTGGTGGAGGAAATCAGCTACACGGCGGCAGACCATCCCGGCCAGGTGGTGCGGATCGACGCCGCCTATGTGCGCGACCGCGTCGGCGAACTGGCCCGCAACACCGACCTGAGCAAGTACATTCTTTAA
- the hslV gene encoding ATP-dependent protease subunit HslV gives MRDDSNSPASWHGTTIVAVRKGGQVVVAGDGQVSLGQTVIKGNARKVRRIGAGGSVLAGFAGATADAFTLLERLESKLERFPNHLEKAAVELAKDWRTDRYLRRLEAMMIVADAKTLLVLTGNGDVLEPEDGIVGIGSGGNYALAAARALKDRDDMDAESIARRALDIAADICVYTNRNVTVEKL, from the coding sequence ATGCGCGACGACAGTAATTCCCCCGCTTCCTGGCATGGCACCACCATCGTGGCGGTGCGCAAGGGCGGCCAGGTGGTGGTGGCCGGCGACGGCCAGGTCAGCCTGGGCCAGACAGTGATCAAGGGCAACGCGCGCAAGGTGCGCCGCATCGGCGCCGGCGGCAGCGTGCTGGCCGGTTTCGCGGGCGCCACCGCCGATGCCTTCACCCTGCTGGAACGCCTCGAAAGCAAGCTGGAGCGGTTTCCCAACCATCTGGAAAAGGCCGCCGTGGAACTGGCCAAGGACTGGCGCACCGACCGCTACCTGCGCCGCCTGGAAGCCATGATGATCGTGGCCGATGCCAAGACCCTCTTGGTGCTGACCGGCAATGGCGACGTGCTGGAGCCGGAAGACGGCATCGTCGGTATCGGTTCGGGCGGCAATTACGCGCTGGCCGCCGCCCGCGCGCTGAAGGACCGCGACGACATGGATGCCGAGAGCATCGCGCGCCGCGCGCTGGATATCGCGGCCGATATCTGCGTCTACACCAACCGTAATGTGACTGTGGAAAAGCTATGA
- a CDS encoding cold-shock protein, whose protein sequence is MTTGTVKFFNATKGFGFIQQENGQPDVFVHISAVERAGMRSLNEGQKLNFEVVIDRRNGKSAAENLQAA, encoded by the coding sequence ATGACCACCGGAACCGTAAAGTTTTTCAACGCCACCAAGGGCTTTGGCTTCATCCAGCAGGAAAATGGCCAGCCGGATGTGTTCGTTCACATCTCGGCCGTCGAGCGCGCCGGCATGCGCAGCCTGAATGAAGGCCAGAAGCTCAATTTCGAGGTCGTTATCGACCGTCGCAACGGCAAGAGCGCCGCTGAGAACCTGCAGGCGGCTTGA
- a CDS encoding autotransporter outer membrane beta-barrel domain-containing protein, which yields MIRKLILGIAATGLMAGGLFATAPAFAASDVSNSGAVANQAVTSVVAPIASVQTASLISGAISGAISGGIGGGFIGGGSGGGFSPSGGFSPSSGPRPISMNGRDSGRAAGSADKKFGTWMQGSYASVENSQAGLQMDGNVYNLVGGLDYKLTDRALIGVSLGYENLDLTTTFNNGSTKSDGLSIIPYVGFQLNNTWSISASGGYGMLNYDVVRNTNVRGSYDAERWFVSGNLNGSYGFGRWAVMPTLGVMYLEEKSDAYTESTGGAVGSNTSKLGRVTFGGNIGYAFEKVMPYVKLVGEYDFEKDAPVALGNGTFSNDDKLGAQLGLGINFFGLGSFSGNVEGAYLSAGRQDLDVWSVSARLRATF from the coding sequence GTGATCCGCAAGCTGATTCTTGGCATCGCTGCCACTGGTTTGATGGCTGGTGGCCTCTTCGCCACCGCGCCGGCTTTCGCCGCTTCTGACGTCAGCAATTCGGGTGCCGTTGCCAATCAGGCAGTTACCTCGGTGGTGGCGCCGATCGCCTCGGTCCAAACCGCTAGCCTGATCAGCGGCGCCATCAGTGGCGCCATCAGCGGCGGCATCGGCGGCGGCTTTATTGGCGGCGGCAGCGGCGGCGGCTTCAGCCCCAGCGGCGGCTTCAGCCCCAGCAGCGGCCCTCGTCCCATCTCGATGAACGGTCGCGACTCCGGTCGCGCCGCTGGTTCGGCGGACAAGAAGTTCGGCACCTGGATGCAGGGCAGCTATGCCTCGGTGGAGAACAGCCAGGCCGGCCTGCAGATGGATGGCAACGTCTACAACCTGGTCGGCGGCCTTGACTACAAGCTCACCGACCGCGCCCTGATCGGCGTTTCCCTGGGTTATGAGAACCTCGACCTCACCACCACGTTCAACAATGGCTCGACCAAGAGCGATGGTCTTTCGATCATCCCGTATGTTGGTTTCCAGCTGAACAACACCTGGAGCATCAGCGCTTCGGGCGGCTACGGCATGCTCAACTACGACGTGGTCCGCAACACCAACGTGCGCGGCTCGTATGATGCCGAGCGCTGGTTTGTTTCCGGCAACCTGAATGGCAGCTATGGCTTCGGCCGCTGGGCTGTGATGCCGACGCTGGGCGTGATGTATCTTGAAGAAAAGAGTGACGCCTACACTGAATCGACCGGCGGTGCGGTCGGCTCCAACACCTCCAAGCTGGGCCGCGTGACCTTCGGCGGCAATATCGGCTATGCCTTCGAGAAGGTGATGCCGTATGTGAAGCTGGTTGGCGAGTATGATTTCGAGAAGGACGCCCCGGTGGCCCTGGGCAACGGCACCTTCTCGAATGACGACAAGCTCGGCGCGCAGCTCGGCCTTGGCATCAACTTCTTCGGCTTGGGTAGTTTCTCCGGCAATGTGGAAGGCGCCTATCTCTCGGCTGGCCGCCAGGACCTTGACGTGTGGAGCGTCTCGGCCCGTCTCCGCGCCACCTTCTAA
- a CDS encoding helix-turn-helix domain-containing protein translates to MMRKPNPYDAHVGARLRACRTLAGFSQERLGNAVSLSFQQIQKYEKGLNRIGASRLQQFAQILNVPPSYFFEDMPGIDQQASTGGEAAGIGDMDAERSSVSRRQALELVRNFGRISDGVVRDRIFQLIKAAAHSYGEGEAEEAEAAAPAPAPLGHD, encoded by the coding sequence ATGATGCGCAAACCGAACCCCTATGATGCCCATGTCGGCGCCCGGCTGCGGGCCTGCCGCACGCTGGCCGGTTTCAGCCAGGAGCGCCTCGGCAATGCCGTGAGCCTGAGCTTTCAGCAGATTCAGAAATACGAAAAGGGCCTGAACCGCATCGGCGCCAGCCGGCTGCAGCAATTCGCCCAGATCCTGAACGTGCCGCCGTCCTATTTCTTTGAGGATATGCCGGGCATCGACCAACAGGCCAGCACCGGCGGCGAGGCGGCCGGCATCGGCGACATGGATGCCGAGCGTTCCTCTGTGTCGCGCCGCCAGGCGCTTGAGCTGGTGCGTAATTTCGGCCGCATCTCGGATGGCGTGGTGCGCGACCGCATCTTCCAGCTCATCAAGGCCGCTGCCCATTCCTATGGCGAGGGCGAGGCTGAAGAAGCCGAGGCGGCTGCCCCGGCACCGGCGCCGCTCGGCCACGACTGA
- the hisB gene encoding imidazoleglycerol-phosphate dehydratase HisB yields MAERKASVARKTKETEIAVSLNLDGTGKYAVSTGVGFLDHMLEQLSRHSLIDLEVKAKGDTHIDFHHITEDTGIAIGQCVAQALGDRAGIQRYGEATIPMDETLTRVALDASNRPYLIWKVAFTRPKLGDFDTELFKEWFQAFAQNAGLTLHVENLYGENNHHIVESCYKALARALRQAISADPRSPHAIPSTKGTL; encoded by the coding sequence ATGGCCGAGCGCAAGGCCAGCGTGGCGCGCAAGACCAAGGAAACCGAGATCGCGGTGAGCCTCAATCTCGACGGCACCGGCAAATATGCCGTGTCGACCGGGGTCGGCTTTCTCGATCATATGCTGGAACAGCTTTCCCGCCACAGCCTGATCGACCTTGAGGTCAAGGCCAAGGGCGACACCCATATCGATTTCCACCACATCACCGAGGATACCGGCATCGCCATTGGGCAATGCGTTGCCCAGGCTTTGGGCGACCGCGCCGGCATCCAGCGCTATGGCGAAGCGACCATTCCGATGGACGAGACGCTGACCCGCGTGGCGCTCGATGCCTCGAACCGGCCCTATTTGATCTGGAAGGTGGCGTTCACCCGCCCGAAGCTCGGCGATTTCGATACCGAGCTGTTCAAGGAATGGTTCCAGGCCTTCGCGCAAAATGCCGGCCTCACCTTGCATGTGGAAAATCTCTACGGCGAGAATAACCACCATATCGTCGAGAGCTGCTACAAGGCGCTGGCCCGCGCCTTGCGCCAGGCGATCAGCGCCGATCCGCGCAGCCCGCACGCCATCCCCTCCACCAAGGGTACGCTCTGA